The region AAAATATTAACACTTAAGTACTCATGCATTATCTCAATAACGATATTGGAAAATCTACTCTAGTCTATTAAATTTCAAAGGGTCCGAATGATAGTCAAAAAGTTTAATAATGGACGACACTAGGACAATTCTTAGGTAGTATAAGACATGTTTCCCAGAATGCCAACATAATTTATAGGCTACATGATATAATTATAATGATTCataatgatagtatttttctctatttcagtatcataatgagttcattacagttctaaaaacagtgctgcaatgaactcattacagcattgttttcagttatatttttcattttgtggttgtctacactgacttctcatcttatcaaaattcaacacacgtcaaattgtcaatataatataatttggatttagtgaaatgatttgcgatattgtattcgcaattttttttaattctgttggtgttaaattaATTTTGTCAGAAATAATTGACCAGTttcatgcgtaattataaattatttcaaaattcgaaatgtaagattcaaactgaaattctttaatctgtcaattttcgtaacagtcacaccaactgccaagatacaatacaaatgtcactaggatgtataatctgaattttccattgaatttcgacaatatttcacaaaacttgaatgaaatagagacaatatcgtctaatactcgttgcagaaagcaattccaacactcatgcgttccaaaactcgcttcttcgtcgctcgttttcaaatttcgtgttggaatagggcCTCATTCTGCAATTTGTTTCAGAAAACACTATTGGAATTCTAAATAGAAGCAATTGTTTTATaatcaaaaaaacaaatatggATCAATAGTTCACAGAAAAGGAAAATGAACCTTAAGACAAATTATTTCATCACAACATGTACTTACTTCTATCGTTTGTCTTCTTCTTTTCAATGGGATTCCTGGACTTAATCCTATATCattatattcattgaattcCCTCCTTTTAACTGGTTTCCTTGAAGAACTCTCTTTACGTAAAGTTTTTCTTTTCTCTATACAATTGTCGATGGCATCGTTAGTAGCTTTAACCCAATCCTTAGTAACAGATAATACTCTATCATATAGAATAAAATCCTCTCCCTCACAATGGATTTGGAAACAACCTTTTTcagcattttcaataacaaCACATTTATTCAGAGGAAATATTTTCTTGCATTTCAAAGAATTGGGTTTCAAAGTGTTACTCTTCATCTTGCAAAATAAAATTATGTCATTCAGTAAAatcacataaaatttttcactggGTCCCACTTTTCCGTCAAACTGTAATAAAGTACCTTCTTTCAATAAAACTCTTCCAGGGGTAATTATTGACGGCTGATTATTCTTAATACATCTCTGTACTTCTAACAACCGTTGCATATTTTCCTGGTCCTCAACCACTTTGTTTATGTGTTTAGCAGCTTCTTCCACTTTGAATAGAGAATCAGATATGCTCTGATAATCAGGTTCAGAAGGTGATGTAAGTTCATGGAGCTGTTGAAGAAGAAGTTTGTATCTAGGAACTCTTTGAATAGGAGCGATCAGAAGAGCAGAAAGTTTGTTCTGAACTTCTGGACGTGTCTCTTGCTTCTCCATAAAATTGTAGAATTCAGGGTTCCTCTGTCTAGCTTTCTAAACATAACAGACATaagaattaaaattcatgaaaaaggATAAATACAGTAGATGCTCAATAATCTAAGACATATCTAATTATGCAGCAATCGGCGTTCTCACTTTATAATCAGGCAGGTTTGCACAAcccaagtttttcaaaaaaacaattgttttttTAAACTACTTGAGAAATTTCGAATGTTGGCATGTGCCAACATTcgaaatttcattcattcatcaatattcattaaataagcaatgttattgaataatttcaacaagTAGATATTACTTAAACTAATAAAAGTATTTTACAAATCTGTATAGTGATAATCACACATTGACGAGAAAAATGGGTGCCAGATGAATCAGTGCCTACTGTAATGACTTATTTTTCCATTTACCAATACACTTAAATAAtaatatccaaattattttctcaaattttacatcacaataaattatttttcaatgtaaaatcaTACCTGAAGGAAATCCAATGTTTTCTTAAATCCCAGTGCATAGGATGAATACATTTTAAAATATGGGGCTATGTGGAGGAATGCTTTGGCAACATTAACTGAACCCTTATACAACTCTTTGAGTAGGGCTTCATTCACACTGTAAATtgtttgtatatttccaaaGAGTATTTCGTAATCCTCGAAACTGAGAAGCTTTTTCTCTTTAGCAGGTTTCATAAAGAAGTCGATGATTAGTGATAACTGGTGGACATAACTTTTTTCACTCACTATAATTTCAAAGATTGCATTCTCCCTTTTCCTAGCTCTGCCCTCATTTTTACTATTGACTTCTATTTCGTCCAGCACATCAAACACTCTCTTTTTAGTACGGGTCGTAAGTACATTCCTTTCGTGAAGAACCTGCTTCAACTCTTTGCTGAATTCAACATTAGCTTTAGGTGTGAGCATTGGAGAAGAGAATGcaattccaaaatttttattttttgaagtaGTGGGAGTTTCGCCATTTGGTACCTCATCCATTTTTCACAAGCTGTAAATTATGAATTTGGtcattatttcataataaaacTATATCACAATAACCTACAACATAAAATAACGGATAAAATCGTTAGCCTTGAATGTCAAAACGCAAAATAGTGAAAGCTCAACACTCAACAGAcaacaataaacaaaatttgaatagTAGGTTTTTTCTATGGTCAACAATAAAACTACCGACTACACAGAGAAAGATGATCTTAGCGCTAGCTAGCCTACCAGCGGAATGTCAATCGGCGATTCAAGGGTACGTGGCGCCATTTGTAAAGAAACTAGTAAATCGATTTAGTCAGCTGATCTCCATGTAAATACAGATTAATTTTTGGCGAAGCGTTCATGAGCCA is a window of Harmonia axyridis chromosome 2, icHarAxyr1.1, whole genome shotgun sequence DNA encoding:
- the LOC123673046 gene encoding rho guanine nucleotide exchange factor 39-like, which gives rise to MDEVPNGETPTTSKNKNFGIAFSSPMLTPKANVEFSKELKQVLHERNVLTTRTKKRVFDVLDEIEVNSKNEGRARKRENAIFEIIVSEKSYVHQLSLIIDFFMKPAKEKKLLSFEDYEILFGNIQTIYSVNEALLKELYKGSVNVAKAFLHIAPYFKMYSSYALGFKKTLDFLQKARQRNPEFYNFMEKQETRPEVQNKLSALLIAPIQRVPRYKLLLQQLHELTSPSEPDYQSISDSLFKVEEAAKHINKVVEDQENMQRLLEVQRCIKNNQPSIITPGRVLLKEGTLLQFDGKVGPSEKFYVILLNDIILFCKMKSNTLKPNSLKCKKIFPLNKCVVIENAEKGCFQIHCEGEDFILYDRVLSVTKDWVKATNDAIDNCIEKRKTLRKESSSRKPVKRREFNEYNDIGLSPGIPLKRRRQTIEEDIKTDRHFLSPRRSYKNYNLNLKKNPAECVPPVSTTTLAEVKLDDGTLYHSTPRTDLFVFGRENANTSFTFKLTNMISNLSSSIFNIFKSRKD